A genomic window from Streptomyces mirabilis includes:
- a CDS encoding DNA starvation/stationary phase protection protein, with protein sequence MTTNSTPVNGSQPWLHQKGEVIQEFGTVKQFPVALSYEARMYSCQRLNKALADTQILYGLYKKHHWLMRGATFYQLHLVLDKHAGEQLEIIDTIAERVQSLGGVAVGDPRHVAEITSIPRPPDGVEEVPAMLSRLLEAHETILVDAHDAASRTAELGDDGTNDLLVSQVIRTGERQAWFLAEHLVDTPLVRA encoded by the coding sequence ATGACCACCAATTCCACGCCCGTGAACGGCAGCCAGCCATGGCTGCACCAGAAGGGCGAGGTGATCCAGGAGTTCGGAACCGTCAAGCAGTTCCCGGTCGCTCTGTCCTACGAGGCACGGATGTACTCCTGCCAGCGACTGAACAAGGCCCTCGCGGACACGCAGATCCTCTACGGCCTCTACAAGAAGCACCACTGGCTGATGCGCGGCGCGACCTTCTACCAGCTGCACCTGGTCCTGGACAAGCACGCGGGCGAACAGCTTGAGATCATCGACACCATCGCCGAACGCGTCCAGTCCCTGGGCGGAGTCGCGGTGGGCGACCCCAGGCACGTCGCGGAGATCACGTCGATTCCGCGGCCCCCGGACGGGGTGGAGGAGGTGCCGGCCATGCTGTCACGGCTGCTGGAGGCCCACGAGACCATTCTCGTCGACGCCCACGACGCCGCCTCACGGACCGCCGAGCTGGGCGACGACGGCACCAACGACCTGCTGGTGTCCCAGGTGATCAGGACCGGTGAACGGCAGGCGTGGTTCCTGGCCGAGCACCTGGTCGACACACCGCTGGTCCGCGCCTGA
- a CDS encoding NAD(P)/FAD-dependent oxidoreductase produces MSANEQVDVVVVGLGPGGEYVAGTLAEAGLDVVGIEAELVGGECPYWACVPSKMMIRAGNLLAEAGRVPALAGEAVVSPDWTRVAGRIRDEATDDWNDQVAADRFAAKGGRLVRGRGRLVGPRRVMVGDRTFEARRGVVLATGTRPRIPAVPGLEGTPYWTNRDAVAAKKLPASMLVLGGGAIGAELAQVFARFKCAVTVIEGQDGLLAQEEPEAGELAAEVLRADGVTVFTGARARQVSHDGTSFTVHLDGDEQLLSAERLLVAAGRHADLTPLGVDTVGLDPTAGAVPTDGQMRAGEGLWAIGDITGRGAFTHMSMYQAEIAVRDILGQPGPGADYRALPRVTFTDPEIGAVGLTERQARERGLRVRTSLVTIASSTRGWIHGPGNEGFIKLVEDADRGVLIGATSAGPAGGEVLYGLNVAVHAEVPVDRLQHMIYTYPTFHRTIEAALGALR; encoded by the coding sequence ATGAGCGCGAACGAGCAGGTGGATGTGGTGGTCGTCGGGCTGGGGCCGGGCGGCGAATACGTCGCCGGCACGCTGGCCGAAGCGGGACTGGACGTCGTGGGGATCGAGGCGGAACTTGTCGGGGGCGAATGTCCGTACTGGGCTTGTGTGCCCAGCAAGATGATGATCCGGGCCGGGAACCTGCTCGCCGAGGCGGGCCGGGTTCCCGCCCTCGCCGGTGAGGCGGTGGTGAGCCCGGACTGGACCAGGGTCGCAGGACGTATCCGCGACGAGGCCACCGACGACTGGAACGACCAGGTGGCCGCGGACCGCTTCGCGGCGAAGGGCGGGCGGCTCGTGCGGGGGAGGGGGCGTCTCGTCGGGCCGCGCCGGGTGATGGTCGGGGACCGCACGTTCGAGGCCCGGCGCGGTGTCGTCCTGGCCACCGGCACCCGCCCACGGATCCCCGCAGTCCCGGGTCTGGAAGGAACGCCGTACTGGACCAACCGGGACGCCGTGGCTGCCAAGAAGCTGCCCGCGTCGATGCTGGTTCTGGGTGGGGGCGCCATCGGCGCCGAACTCGCCCAGGTCTTCGCCCGCTTCAAGTGCGCGGTCACCGTGATCGAGGGGCAGGACGGGCTGCTGGCGCAGGAGGAGCCGGAAGCGGGGGAGTTGGCCGCGGAGGTGCTGCGGGCGGACGGCGTCACCGTCTTCACGGGCGCACGGGCGAGGCAAGTCAGCCATGACGGCACCTCGTTCACCGTCCACCTTGACGGTGATGAGCAACTGCTCAGTGCCGAACGGCTTCTGGTCGCCGCCGGACGCCACGCCGACCTGACCCCACTGGGGGTCGACACGGTGGGGCTCGATCCGACGGCGGGAGCTGTGCCCACGGACGGGCAGATGCGGGCCGGCGAGGGGTTGTGGGCGATCGGCGACATCACCGGCCGTGGAGCCTTCACACACATGTCGATGTACCAGGCGGAGATCGCCGTCCGGGACATCCTCGGGCAGCCGGGTCCCGGCGCCGACTACCGCGCGTTGCCTCGTGTCACCTTCACCGATCCGGAGATCGGGGCGGTGGGGCTGACGGAACGTCAGGCGCGGGAGCGGGGGCTGCGCGTGCGCACCAGCTTGGTGACCATCGCCTCATCCACCCGCGGCTGGATCCACGGGCCGGGCAACGAGGGGTTCATCAAGCTTGTCGAGGACGCCGACCGGGGCGTCCTGATCGGCGCGACCTCGGCGGGGCCGGCGGGAGGCGAGGTGCTCTACGGGCTGAACGTGGCCGTCCATGCCGAGGTGCCCGTCGACCGGCTTCAGCACATGATCTACACCTATCCCACCTTCCACCGGACGATCGAGGCGGCCCTGGGAGCCCTCCGCTGA
- a CDS encoding amidohydrolase, protein MSTMPVGGLVPRATDNAADLVVRNAKIHTGDPVRPQAEAIAVRDGVITVVGDDNDVAPQVGSATKVVDALGRRLIPGLNDAHLHVIRGGLNYVLELRWDGVPTLRQGLAMLREQAARTPKGQWVRVVGGWSAEQFAERRLPTVAELNAAAPDTPVFVLHLYQAAVLNRAALKAAGFTRDTPDPRGGQIVRGRDGEPTGMLLAAPSALILYSTLAKAPVLEGEDKKTSTRHFLRELNRFGLTSAIDAAGGFQNFPDNYSTVVELAKTGQLSLRIAYHLFPQTAGQEIDDLTRWIEMARPEDGDEWLRLNGAGENLTWAAADFENFAQPRPEHADYEAEFEKAVRLLMENGWGFRLHATYDETIRRDLAVFEKLAAEGLFPAGNRWLFDHAETVSVDSLDRIAALGGAMSVQNRLSFQGEAFVRRYGPGAAADAPPIRAMLERGLTVGAGTDATRVSTYNPWVALHWLVTGRTVGDLVVRPPHNRVDRRTALAMFTEAGAALSGEEGLKGILRPGCFGDLAVLSEDYFTVPEPDIAHIESLLTVVGGRIVYATAEYEGLDEELPPVSPEWSPVAHFGGYQATPGTGLSGARQAELLGQAVAESEQQRQWRARRGLTPESASSFFDPCFSL, encoded by the coding sequence GTGTCCACGATGCCGGTCGGTGGGCTGGTTCCCCGCGCCACCGACAACGCCGCGGACCTGGTCGTCCGCAATGCGAAGATCCACACCGGAGACCCGGTCCGCCCACAGGCCGAAGCGATCGCCGTCCGCGATGGTGTCATCACGGTTGTCGGCGACGACAACGACGTCGCCCCCCAGGTCGGCTCGGCCACAAAGGTGGTCGACGCCCTGGGCCGCCGACTGATACCCGGTCTCAACGACGCGCACCTGCATGTCATCCGAGGCGGGCTCAACTACGTACTGGAGTTGCGCTGGGACGGTGTCCCCACGCTGCGGCAGGGCCTGGCGATGCTGCGTGAGCAGGCCGCACGCACGCCCAAGGGCCAGTGGGTGCGGGTGGTGGGCGGATGGTCGGCCGAGCAGTTTGCCGAACGGCGGCTGCCGACCGTCGCCGAGCTGAACGCCGCCGCGCCGGACACCCCGGTGTTCGTCCTGCACCTGTACCAGGCGGCGGTCCTCAACCGGGCGGCGCTCAAGGCCGCCGGATTCACCCGGGACACCCCAGACCCCAGAGGCGGTCAGATAGTAAGGGGCAGGGACGGTGAACCCACGGGCATGCTGCTGGCCGCACCCAGCGCCCTGATCCTCTACTCGACCCTGGCCAAGGCCCCGGTGCTGGAGGGTGAGGACAAGAAGACCTCCACCCGTCACTTCCTGCGGGAACTGAACAGGTTCGGACTCACGTCGGCGATCGACGCGGCCGGGGGATTCCAGAACTTCCCCGACAACTACAGCACCGTCGTCGAACTGGCGAAGACGGGTCAACTGTCGCTGCGCATCGCCTACCACCTCTTCCCGCAGACCGCCGGTCAGGAAATCGACGACCTCACCCGCTGGATCGAAATGGCCCGCCCCGAGGACGGGGACGAATGGCTGCGCCTCAATGGTGCCGGAGAGAATCTCACCTGGGCGGCGGCGGATTTCGAGAACTTCGCCCAGCCGCGCCCGGAACACGCCGACTACGAGGCGGAATTCGAGAAGGCCGTGCGCCTCCTCATGGAGAACGGCTGGGGTTTCCGGCTGCATGCCACCTATGACGAGACCATCCGCCGGGACCTCGCGGTGTTCGAGAAGCTCGCCGCGGAGGGGCTCTTCCCGGCCGGAAACAGGTGGCTGTTCGACCATGCGGAGACCGTCTCCGTGGACAGCCTGGACCGCATCGCCGCCCTCGGCGGCGCCATGTCCGTGCAGAACCGGCTGTCCTTCCAGGGCGAGGCGTTCGTGCGCCGCTACGGTCCCGGTGCTGCCGCGGACGCCCCGCCGATCCGGGCCATGCTGGAGCGCGGCCTGACCGTCGGCGCCGGCACCGACGCCACCCGGGTCTCCACCTACAACCCCTGGGTCGCCCTGCACTGGCTGGTCACCGGCCGCACCGTCGGAGACCTGGTCGTCCGCCCGCCGCACAACCGGGTGGACCGCCGCACCGCGCTGGCGATGTTCACCGAAGCGGGTGCCGCGCTGAGCGGCGAGGAGGGACTCAAGGGCATCCTGCGACCGGGCTGCTTCGGAGACCTGGCGGTCCTGTCCGAGGACTACTTCACCGTCCCCGAGCCGGACATCGCGCACATCGAGTCCCTGCTGACGGTAGTCGGCGGCCGGATCGTCTATGCCACTGCCGAATACGAGGGCCTGGACGAGGAGCTGCCGCCGGTCAGCCCGGAGTGGAGCCCGGTGGCGCACTTCGGCGGCTACCAGGCCACGCCCGGCACGGGCCTGTCGGGCGCTCGCCAGGCCGAACTACTCGGCCAGGCCGTCGCCGAGTCGGAGCAGCAACGCCAGTGGCGCGCCCGACGCGGGCTCACCCCCGAATCCGCGAGCTCGTTCTTCGACCCCTGCTTCTCGCTCTGA
- a CDS encoding hydrolase: protein MVNIAEVTAAPSPDLLTPDNCAVLFVDHQPQMFFGTGSGDRTAIINSTVGLAKSAKVFDVPVVLSTVAAESFSGPIMPQLEDVFPEKKIIDRTTMNAWEDLAFVEAVKATGRKKLVIAGLWTEVCVVLPALSAIAQGYEVYVVTDASGGVSPQAHEHAIQRMVQGGAVPVTWVQVLLELQRDWARTETYAAVGDVVKEHGGAYGLGLVYAQAVIGAHAAG, encoded by the coding sequence ATGGTCAACATCGCCGAGGTCACCGCCGCCCCCAGCCCGGACCTGCTCACCCCGGACAACTGCGCGGTGTTGTTCGTGGACCATCAGCCGCAGATGTTCTTCGGCACGGGCAGCGGCGACCGCACCGCCATCATCAACTCCACCGTGGGCCTGGCGAAGTCCGCGAAGGTGTTCGACGTGCCCGTCGTGCTGAGCACGGTGGCCGCCGAGTCCTTCTCCGGTCCGATCATGCCGCAGCTGGAGGACGTCTTCCCCGAGAAGAAGATCATCGACCGCACCACGATGAACGCCTGGGAGGACCTCGCCTTCGTCGAGGCGGTCAAGGCGACCGGCCGCAAGAAGCTCGTCATCGCCGGCCTGTGGACCGAGGTATGCGTCGTCCTGCCGGCGCTCTCCGCCATCGCCCAGGGCTACGAGGTCTACGTGGTCACCGACGCGTCCGGCGGTGTCAGCCCGCAGGCCCACGAGCACGCGATCCAGCGCATGGTGCAGGGCGGCGCGGTCCCGGTGACCTGGGTGCAGGTACTGCTGGAGCTGCAGCGCGACTGGGCTCGCACCGAGACGTACGCCGCCGTGGGCGACGTGGTCAAGGAGCACGGCGGCGCCTACGGCCTCGGCCTCGTCTACGCCCAGGCGGTCATCGGCGCCCACGCGGCTGGCTGA
- a CDS encoding DoxX family protein produces the protein MDTGLLVLRLVAGLLIAGHGVQKVSFRLGGNGLTGGTEEFRHDGFRGGRLTALAAGGSQVGAGLFLAAGLLTLAAATAAMGVMTVAGTVKWHNGLWVQNDGYEYPMVLVVVSAVLALTGPGRWSVDHVLGLTPWPLWVSVVAIVIGPASGLLTRAVLHRPPAPGRRTPHVQAAD, from the coding sequence GTGGATACCGGACTGTTGGTGCTCCGGCTGGTGGCGGGTCTTCTCATCGCCGGGCATGGAGTGCAGAAGGTCAGTTTCCGGCTGGGGGGCAACGGCTTGACGGGCGGAACAGAGGAGTTCAGGCACGACGGCTTCCGCGGCGGCCGGCTCACCGCGCTCGCCGCGGGCGGCAGCCAGGTCGGCGCCGGCCTGTTCCTGGCGGCCGGTCTACTCACTCTCGCGGCGGCGACGGCCGCCATGGGGGTGATGACGGTCGCGGGCACCGTCAAGTGGCACAACGGGCTCTGGGTGCAGAACGACGGCTACGAGTACCCGATGGTCCTCGTCGTCGTCTCCGCGGTGCTGGCGCTCACCGGTCCCGGACGCTGGTCGGTCGACCACGTCCTCGGCTTGACCCCCTGGCCGCTGTGGGTCTCCGTCGTGGCGATCGTGATCGGCCCGGCCAGCGGACTGCTCACCCGGGCGGTACTGCACCGCCCGCCCGCTCCCGGCAGGAGGACCCCGCATGTACAAGCTGCTGACTGA
- a CDS encoding YoaK family protein has translation MYKLLTDAARTLAPPRGDRHGPLPPLMLTLTAVTGLVDAVSYLALGHVFVANMTGNVVFLGFALAGAKGLSAPASVVAMGAFLAGALAGGRLGTRFAAHRGRLLTMATALQVVLVAAAVVTAAVTHGRVSTTVQYTLIVLLGLAMGQQNAVARRLGVPDLTTTVLTLTLTGLAADSAPAGGTAPRPGRRILSVLAMFLGALAGAALLLHAELALTLGLALVLLSVTSLVTQRLSASDAAWIRPQS, from the coding sequence ATGTACAAGCTGCTGACTGACGCGGCCCGCACTCTGGCCCCGCCCCGGGGAGACCGGCACGGCCCGCTGCCCCCTCTCATGCTGACGCTGACCGCGGTGACCGGTCTCGTCGACGCCGTGAGCTATCTGGCGCTCGGGCACGTCTTCGTCGCCAACATGACCGGCAACGTGGTCTTCCTCGGGTTCGCGCTGGCGGGGGCCAAGGGTCTGTCCGCGCCCGCCTCCGTCGTCGCGATGGGCGCGTTCCTCGCCGGCGCGCTGGCGGGTGGACGGCTCGGCACGCGGTTCGCGGCACACCGCGGGCGGCTGCTGACCATGGCCACGGCGCTGCAGGTCGTGCTCGTCGCCGCTGCCGTCGTCACGGCCGCGGTGACCCACGGCAGAGTGAGCACCACGGTCCAGTACACCCTGATCGTGCTCCTCGGCCTCGCCATGGGACAACAGAACGCGGTCGCCCGGCGCCTCGGCGTCCCCGACCTGACCACGACCGTCCTGACCCTCACCCTGACGGGGCTGGCCGCGGACTCCGCCCCGGCCGGCGGGACGGCACCGCGGCCCGGCCGACGGATCCTGTCTGTGCTGGCCATGTTCCTCGGAGCCCTCGCCGGTGCCGCGCTCTTGTTGCACGCCGAACTCGCCCTCACCTTGGGCCTGGCGCTGGTGCTGCTCTCGGTGACCTCCCTGGTCACCCAACGCCTTTCGGCCTCGGACGCCGCCTGGATCAGGCCACAGTCATGA
- a CDS encoding ATP-binding cassette domain-containing protein — protein sequence MTAFRLLWTAADRGVRRDLLFAAVLAGTAELCAAGLLGVSGWFLTSCAVVTAQANTTWSWMYPSGTVRALALGRTGLRYSERLVSHGALLGATVSLRSRLVRTATTVPARELRNQRDGALMTRLTSDVGAVGGMAGQVVPPLAGIGLTATVVVTLLLVASPPAGAAELLLLALSAATAVAAERRTRGHQQTAADAWASARTALLSGRSALPELRCLDAVDLVRDQVAQALGRARRAEAAAASVMRRTRLRLRLLAMAGQTAVLLLALSGPVSTQPAADSIGEVLLVAAAYELMETLPQVLRDQGLATDSALRLTDLAGRTLPEGPRTASPATPQLAGPKSALVAHEVPVGVGEDRTLWSAVIAPRSVVVVTGPNGSGKSTVLETLAGRITPAAPGAVLLGGVPIESLPAGAIADTLTLVEAEDWIAEATIAENLRQAAPGADDDTLRAALAAAALEQLPLHTPTGPLGSALSQGQRRRLVIARAVLRAPAVLLLDEPTAGLDVRTAVRMLTGVRLALPDSALVIALPDRHHDLMPFAATRILRLKPTSQAATVE from the coding sequence GTGACCGCGTTCAGACTGCTGTGGACGGCGGCGGACCGCGGGGTACGGCGCGACCTGCTGTTCGCGGCGGTGCTCGCCGGGACCGCCGAACTCTGCGCCGCCGGCCTGTTGGGCGTGTCCGGCTGGTTCCTCACCTCCTGCGCGGTGGTCACCGCACAGGCGAACACCACCTGGTCGTGGATGTACCCCTCGGGGACGGTCCGCGCGCTCGCCCTGGGCCGCACCGGTCTGCGCTACTCGGAGCGCCTGGTCAGCCATGGCGCCCTGCTCGGCGCGACCGTCTCGCTGCGCTCACGACTGGTCCGCACCGCGACCACCGTGCCGGCGCGCGAACTGCGCAACCAACGTGACGGCGCCCTGATGACCCGGCTCACCAGCGACGTCGGCGCGGTGGGCGGGATGGCCGGCCAGGTCGTCCCGCCGCTGGCCGGCATCGGCCTGACCGCCACCGTCGTCGTCACTCTGCTCCTGGTGGCGAGTCCGCCGGCAGGCGCGGCCGAACTGCTGCTGCTCGCGCTGTCCGCAGCCACGGCAGTGGCCGCCGAGCGGCGGACCCGCGGCCATCAGCAGACGGCCGCGGATGCGTGGGCCAGTGCACGCACCGCGCTGCTCAGTGGGCGCTCCGCACTTCCGGAACTGCGCTGCCTGGACGCGGTCGATCTGGTCCGCGATCAGGTCGCGCAAGCGCTCGGCCGGGCCCGGCGGGCCGAGGCCGCGGCCGCGTCGGTGATGCGCCGGACCCGGCTCCGGCTGCGGCTGCTCGCCATGGCCGGCCAGACGGCGGTGCTGCTCCTGGCCCTGTCCGGTCCTGTGTCCACCCAGCCGGCCGCCGACTCCATCGGCGAGGTGCTGCTGGTCGCGGCAGCCTACGAACTGATGGAGACGCTCCCTCAGGTACTCCGCGACCAGGGCCTGGCAACCGACTCCGCCCTACGGCTGACGGATCTGGCCGGCCGCACGCTCCCAGAGGGGCCGAGGACCGCATCCCCTGCGACGCCGCAGCTCGCCGGGCCGAAAAGTGCCCTGGTGGCCCACGAGGTGCCCGTGGGCGTAGGCGAAGACCGCACCCTGTGGTCCGCCGTGATCGCGCCCCGCAGCGTCGTTGTGGTCACCGGGCCCAACGGCAGTGGGAAGAGCACCGTGTTGGAGACTCTGGCGGGACGCATCACCCCTGCCGCCCCCGGCGCGGTGCTCCTCGGTGGCGTGCCCATCGAGTCCCTGCCCGCCGGCGCGATCGCCGATACGCTCACCCTCGTCGAGGCGGAAGACTGGATCGCCGAAGCGACCATCGCCGAGAACCTGCGACAGGCCGCCCCCGGCGCGGACGACGACACGCTCCGGGCCGCGCTGGCGGCCGCGGCCCTGGAGCAGCTCCCCCTCCACACCCCGACGGGCCCGCTGGGCAGTGCTCTCTCTCAGGGCCAGCGACGCCGACTGGTGATCGCGAGAGCGGTCCTGCGGGCACCCGCGGTCCTCCTGCTCGACGAACCGACGGCCGGCCTCGACGTCCGAACGGCGGTACGGATGCTGACGGGTGTCCGCCTCGCCCTGCCGGACAGCGCCCTGGTGATCGCCCTGCCGGACCGGCACCACGACCTGATGCCCTTTGCCGCCACCCGCATCCTGCGGCTGAAGCCCACTTCTCAGGCAGCAACCGTCGAGTAG
- a CDS encoding ABC transporter ATP-binding protein/permease: protein MTDIPDQLARLGRDDEGQQRTAGLLTAWAAAGEPAFRRAGTLRGLAAAGHVLWAAGLGRAAQAALRAPHGGVALAPVLSGTALVAAGLLLRAVLLAAADRVADEGAAAVQDHLRARLLLGALPAVGVPGAEMSDAALGEALDSEVGRLNQWLTTYVPARRAMLLGSGIVLAAVTAGSWAVALMLVLATPLLPFNLKVIGLGTRAAVHAQLTATRTLSTHLLDQLRGLPTLVGLGAGEEAVRATEAADRELAGRTQTVLRVAFLSTAWIELLITVAMAVVATYCGLALLGYLDLPVVPSSMSLGTALFVLVLTPPYFAPARELARGYHARAEAAAAAELLSEIVDHAPAAAVDGPPARVPASHRPSRPGPAGVILDDVGVRYPGRDEAALDSVTLTVRPGSIVAIGGPSGAGKTTLLSVAAGLREPDHGRCLHTTGSEVLPASPALTAWAGQPSYLLPGTLRDNLLLARRYADDEQLTAAFAALGFEDLLAALPQGLATRVGERGWGLSSGQMQQLVLVRALLRDTPLLCLDEPTAHLDPDGEARVIAAIRTLSRSRTVLLTTHSPALLEIADDIVRLNQGRVSRIRETV, encoded by the coding sequence GTGACCGACATCCCCGACCAGCTCGCCCGGCTCGGCCGGGACGACGAAGGTCAGCAGCGGACAGCCGGGCTGCTGACCGCATGGGCAGCAGCCGGCGAACCGGCGTTCCGGCGAGCCGGCACACTGCGGGGACTCGCGGCCGCGGGCCATGTCCTGTGGGCCGCTGGGCTGGGCAGGGCGGCCCAGGCCGCCCTGCGCGCCCCGCACGGGGGCGTTGCCCTGGCTCCGGTGCTCTCCGGTACGGCGCTGGTCGCCGCGGGTCTGCTGCTGCGCGCGGTCCTGCTGGCGGCGGCCGACCGGGTCGCCGACGAGGGAGCGGCCGCCGTCCAGGACCACCTGCGTGCCCGCCTTCTCCTGGGCGCCCTTCCGGCAGTCGGCGTGCCCGGCGCGGAGATGTCCGACGCCGCTCTCGGTGAGGCGCTCGACAGCGAGGTGGGCAGGCTGAACCAGTGGTTGACGACGTACGTCCCCGCCCGGCGGGCGATGCTGCTGGGCAGCGGCATCGTCCTGGCCGCCGTCACGGCCGGCAGTTGGGCCGTGGCGCTGATGCTGGTGCTGGCGACCCCGCTTTTGCCGTTCAACCTGAAGGTGATCGGCCTGGGCACCCGCGCCGCCGTGCACGCCCAGCTCACCGCAACCCGGACGCTGAGCACCCACCTGCTGGACCAACTGCGCGGACTGCCCACACTTGTCGGCCTCGGGGCCGGCGAGGAAGCGGTACGGGCAACCGAAGCAGCCGACAGGGAACTGGCCGGGCGCACCCAGACCGTACTGCGGGTGGCCTTCCTTTCGACCGCCTGGATCGAGCTCCTCATCACGGTGGCCATGGCTGTCGTCGCGACGTACTGCGGGCTCGCCCTGCTCGGCTACCTCGACCTGCCGGTGGTCCCGTCCAGCATGAGTCTGGGCACCGCGCTGTTCGTGCTCGTCCTGACACCGCCGTACTTCGCCCCCGCCCGGGAACTCGCCCGCGGCTACCACGCCCGTGCCGAGGCGGCCGCGGCGGCCGAGCTGCTCTCGGAGATCGTCGACCACGCTCCGGCCGCGGCGGTCGACGGTCCCCCGGCGCGAGTACCCGCCTCGCACCGTCCGAGTCGGCCGGGTCCGGCCGGTGTGATCCTGGACGACGTCGGGGTTCGATACCCGGGTCGCGACGAAGCGGCCCTGGACAGCGTCACCCTGACTGTTCGGCCGGGTTCGATCGTGGCCATCGGCGGGCCCAGCGGCGCCGGCAAGACCACCCTGCTCTCCGTTGCGGCAGGCCTGCGCGAACCGGACCACGGGCGGTGCCTGCACACCACCGGTTCCGAAGTCCTGCCCGCCTCACCCGCTCTGACAGCGTGGGCCGGCCAGCCCTCCTACCTCCTCCCGGGAACGCTCCGCGACAACTTGCTGCTGGCCCGCCGTTACGCCGACGACGAGCAACTGACCGCGGCATTCGCGGCACTGGGCTTCGAGGACCTACTGGCCGCACTCCCCCAGGGCCTGGCGACCCGAGTCGGGGAGCGCGGCTGGGGACTGTCCTCCGGACAGATGCAGCAGCTGGTACTGGTCCGCGCGCTGCTCCGCGACACGCCACTGCTGTGCCTGGACGAACCCACGGCCCATCTGGACCCGGACGGCGAGGCCCGCGTCATCGCCGCCATTCGGACACTTTCGCGCAGCCGCACCGTGCTGCTCACGACACACAGCCCGGCACTGCTCGAAATCGCCGACGACATCGTTCGGTTGAACCAGGGACGGGTGTCCCGGATCAGGGAGACAGTGTGA
- a CDS encoding cytochrome d ubiquinol oxidase subunit II, which produces MLEYASYGLVLLALGAYVLLDGYDLGIGILSLFDRSDQRRKEYNELIATAWDANESWIILAGVALWAGLPGVYATVLPGVYLPLVVMLLAIVLRGTAIELQSAAPDYRRGWGLVFGISSLVATVCQGLVAGGVLSGLPHRGGVFTGGTRDWLTPYSMLCALGLVAVYLLAGAAWLQDKTTGTAHDRAGRLGRPLLVAVAAAGLVLGFGLRVADPQHLRFDQPLRATLFGLAVAVAVVCASIAWYGFGRRPDWRPFVAVAGTEAAGLLAIVAATAPVVVPPGLTVHAAASPHGSQLFLLIGVGGCMPVVLTYNIYAWWVFRGKFAQPTAGTEAAVPSDSTTAAERPTAVASATEDGPWAAVVVRRVLLTLLAVAVAAVSQDIFGGVRAWIDPAGVAVFSVTALALWIRSDRRSAAAGDFNLQAAEK; this is translated from the coding sequence ATGCTTGAGTACGCGTCATACGGCTTGGTCCTGCTCGCACTCGGCGCCTATGTGCTGCTCGACGGTTACGACCTGGGCATCGGCATCCTGAGCCTGTTCGACCGCAGCGACCAGCGGCGCAAGGAGTACAACGAACTGATCGCGACCGCCTGGGACGCCAACGAGAGCTGGATCATCCTGGCGGGCGTGGCTCTGTGGGCGGGCCTGCCCGGTGTCTACGCCACCGTGCTGCCGGGCGTCTACCTGCCGCTCGTGGTCATGCTGCTGGCGATCGTGCTGCGCGGCACGGCCATAGAGCTGCAGAGCGCCGCCCCCGACTATCGGCGCGGCTGGGGCCTCGTCTTCGGAATCTCGTCCCTGGTGGCCACTGTGTGCCAGGGCCTCGTGGCCGGAGGCGTCCTGTCTGGACTGCCCCACCGCGGCGGGGTGTTCACCGGGGGCACCCGGGACTGGCTGACGCCCTACAGCATGCTGTGCGCCCTGGGGCTGGTGGCCGTCTACCTGCTGGCAGGTGCCGCATGGCTGCAGGACAAGACCACGGGCACCGCCCACGACCGCGCGGGCCGCCTGGGCCGGCCGCTGCTCGTGGCGGTCGCGGCGGCCGGCCTGGTCCTGGGATTCGGGCTCCGCGTCGCCGACCCGCAGCATCTGCGCTTCGACCAGCCGCTCCGCGCGACCCTGTTCGGGCTCGCGGTGGCGGTGGCGGTGGTCTGTGCCTCGATCGCCTGGTACGGCTTCGGCCGCCGGCCGGACTGGCGTCCGTTCGTCGCCGTGGCCGGTACGGAGGCCGCAGGGCTGCTCGCGATCGTCGCCGCCACCGCACCCGTCGTCGTCCCGCCCGGCCTGACCGTGCACGCCGCGGCCAGCCCGCACGGTTCACAGCTGTTCCTGCTCATCGGGGTGGGCGGGTGCATGCCGGTCGTCCTCACCTACAACATCTACGCGTGGTGGGTCTTCCGCGGGAAGTTCGCCCAGCCAACGGCCGGCACCGAAGCGGCGGTCCCGTCCGACAGCACGACTGCCGCGGAGCGGCCCACGGCGGTGGCGTCGGCCACGGAAGACGGTCCGTGGGCGGCCGTCGTCGTCCGGCGCGTGCTTCTGACCCTCCTGGCCGTCGCGGTGGCCGCCGTCTCCCAGGACATCTTCGGTGGCGTGCGCGCCTGGATCGACCCAGCCGGTGTCGCCGTCTTCTCCGTCACCGCACTCGCCCTCTGGATCCGGTCCGACCGCCGCTCCGCAGCCGCAGGTGATTTCAACCTCCAGGCAGCCGAGAAGTGA